Proteins found in one Polyodon spathula isolate WHYD16114869_AA chromosome 10, ASM1765450v1, whole genome shotgun sequence genomic segment:
- the LOC121322066 gene encoding uncharacterized protein LOC121322066, with the protein MNGQTKMYQGRLRLRPWLEEQIRSDKYPGLEWVDEKSGMFQIPWKHAARQGWNIEKDASLFRNWAMHTGKYKPGIDNPDPKTWKANFRCALNSLPDVKELHNKSIKKGNNAFRVYLLLPSFKIPKKRKVVKEEMSGDMQTAQDCSYYPSDIPRTDSCQVLEEFNVAFSKYMDASNMQSRYNLAACHSINSYCPIQTVKTQSPANQNLSYSFTDKANNVSSSIQDEHSDAVQQIVDHLTNTDQWNDSYGNSKNPRSFVTSPWLSFFNEGIVQPGHSTQADFSMWNEGQKHLFPDHLCSHSTMISSK; encoded by the exons ATGAATGGACAAACGAAAATGTATCAAGGCCGTCTTCGCTTAAGGCCATGGCTGGAGGAACAGATACGATCTGACAAGTATCCAGGACTGGAGTGGGTAGATGAg AAGTCAGGAATGTTCCAGATTCCATGGAAGCATGCAGCACGTCAGGGCTGGAACATTGAGAAGGATGCAAGCCTTTTCAGAAACTGGGCAATGCACACAG gGAAATACAAACCAGGCATCGACAATCCAGATCCCAAGACATGGAAAGCCAACTTTCGATGTGCTCTGAATTCACTGCCAGATGTGAAGGAACTTCACAACAAGAGTATCAAGAAAGGGAACAATGCCTTTAGAGTTTACCTACTGCTGCCATCCTTTAAAATCCCCAAGAAAAGAAAGG TTGTGAAAGAAGAGATGTCGGGTGACATGCAAACAGCACAAGACTGCTCATATTATCCATCAGACATTCCCAGGACAGACAGCTGCCAGGTTCTGGAGGAATTTAATG TGGCCTTCTCTAAATATATGGATGCTTCAAACATGCAAAGCAGATACAATCTTGCTGCCTGCCACAGCATAAACAGCTACTGCCCAATCCAAACAGTGAAAACCCAATCCCCAGCCAACCAGAACCTTTCTTACAGCTTCACAGACAAAG CCAATAATGTCAGTTCCTCCATTCAAGACGAGCATTCAGATGCTGTACAGCAG atagttGACCACCTGACAAATACGGATCAATGGAACGATTCATATGGCAACAGTAAAAATCCCAGGTCCTTCGTCACTTCACCATGGTTAAGTTTTTTCA ATGAAGGGATCGTACAGCCAGGACACTCAACACAAGCTGACTTCTCTATGTGGAATGAAGGACAGAAGCATTTATTTCCTGATCATTTATGCTCACATTCAACCATGATCTCCAGCAAGTGA
- the LOC121321906 gene encoding vacuolar protein sorting-associated protein 26A-like produces the protein MSFLGGLFGPVCEIDVVLNDAETRKTAEIKTEDGRVEKHFLFYDGESVSGKVNLTVKQTGKRLEHQGIRIEFVGQIELFSDKSNTHEFVNLVKELALPGELTQDRSYDFEFMQVEKPYESYMGANVRLRYFLKVTIVRRLSDLIKEYDLIVHQLACYPDVNNSIKMEVGIEDCLHIEFEYNKSKYHLKDVIVGKIYFLLVRIKIQHMELQLIKKEITGIGPSTTTETETIAKYEIMDGAPVKGESIPIRLFLAGYDLTPTMRDVNKKFSVRYFLNLVLVDEEDRRYFKQQEIVLWRKAPEKIRKRTNFHQRYESPESRPTLSAEQPEM, from the exons ATG AGTTTCCTTGGAGGTTTGTTTGGTCCAGTGTGTGAAATCGATGTTGTTCTTAATGATGCCGAGACAAGGAAGACGGCAGAAATAAAGACAGAAGATGGCAGAGTAGAAAAACACTTTCTGTTCTACGATGGAGAGTCGGTTTCAGGAAAG GTAAATCTCACTGTTAAACAGACGGGAAAGAGACTAGAGCACCAAGGGATTCGGATTGAATTTGTGGGGCAGATTG agCTATTCAGTGACAAGAGCAACACCCATGAGTTTGTGAACCTGGTGAAGGAGCTGGCCCTGCCAGGAGAGCTGACCCAGGACAGGAGCTATGACTTCGAGTTCATGCAGGTGGAGAAGCCATATGAATCCTACATGGGCGCCAATGTCCGCCTCAG GTATTTCCTTAAAGTGACGATAGTGAGAAGGCTGTCAGACTTAATCAAGGAGTATGACCTCATAGTACATCAGCTGGCCTGCTACCCAGATGTGAACAACTCCATCAAAATGGAAGTGGGGATAGAAGACTGTCTACACATAGAGTTTGAATACAACAAGTCCAA gtatcACTTAAAAGATGTTATTGTGGGCAAAATCTACTTTTTGTTAGTGAGAATTAAAATCCAGCACATGGAGCTTCAACTAATCAAAAAGGAGATTACTGGCATAG GACCTAGTACTACTACTGAGACTGAAACCATTGCTAAGTATGAGATCATGGATGGAGCTCCAGTGAAAG GTGAATCTATTCCTATCAGGCTTTTTCTAGCAGGATATGACCTCACTCCCACAATGAGAGATGTGAACAAGAAGTTCTCTGTGCGCTACTTCCTCAACCTGGTTCTAGTGGATGAAGAGGACAGGCGGTACTTCAAACAGCAG GAAATTGTTCTGTGGAGAAAAGCACCTGAGAAGATCCGAAAGCGCACCAATTTCCACCAACGCTACGAGTCCCCTGAGTCCCGGCCAACCCTCTCTGCTGAACAGCCTGAAATGTGA